The Gadus macrocephalus chromosome 9, ASM3116895v1 genomic interval acaaatgccccccccccccccctccacacacacacacacatacatacagaatcACTGCCCCACACACGCAAAGTTGAACAATAGTTCCAGACCAGTTCCTGATTGAGTAATAACCCTCAGTAATAACCCTCAGAGAATAGTCTGTTTGACTCCGCAGCCCAGAGCCCAGAGGCTAGTCATCTAGGCTTAAGAcgcttttctttattttcctcttgtttttgtgtgtgtcactgtgtgttttgtgtttgtgcaagtgtgtgtttgtgtgtgtgtgcgtaaggaATTCGACCAGAAGTTAGAATGGAGAATAGATTACCATTTGGGACCAGTGCATAGAGACTGACTGCTGTCTGTATACTCCTAACAGGCTTCAGTTTCCTCGGTTGTAAAGGTCAGTGTCCAATTTCCCAATGACACACTAATAGGTCTCTGGTATATGTTACTTTGAACGGTTAAAATAAagcactgatacacacacagcgCTAACAATAATACGAAAGAAAAATAGAGATTTAAAAGCGAGGAAAGAGACAAAAAGAAAACTAGTTTGAGGTTAATAGTTTCCAAAAAAGAGTTAATAATATTCTATGACCTAATAATCACTGAGTGGAAGACGGGTAATTCAACGTCTGCAGGACACAGACATGCGTAGTATCCATGTGTTCCAATGACAAAAGCAGCCACTCGTATACATTTTATGGATGCGGGACAGgcaagaagcacacacacacacacgtccaaacAGGACTGGGGCGAACCAGAACTTGCCGCTAGGCAAACGAGCGTCATGCAGGAATGCAGCTCATCGGCAAGTGGATTTTTTCCAGCGGGGGCCTCTGACACTCTGAAAAGTCTGTGTGCGAATTGCATTGTTTAGTTTGGGATGAGGATGCGCAGGCCAGATGCTGAATAGCAGCCAACTAACTGTATACTGCCTGAGGGGCAGTTTATTGGCTGATATTTTGGCAGTGATTCAGTAATGTGCTGGTGACTCAGTGTGATTCACCGGTTCAGGGGGGAAATAAGCGGTTCCCTGGTTGTTATGGTGCTAATGGCCCTGGGGTGGGTTTTTTTCCGAAAAGGAAAAGGGATGTTCAAGAAGAGAAGGGAGTATGTAAGCGTATGTAAGTTAGGAAATGAGCTGTGGagccagtttaaaaaaaaagaaaaaggaaggaTTCAAAACCACCAGCCATAGGTTTGTGTGCTCCGGGAACTAGCTGACAAATCGTCCCGGTTGTCCATCTGTCCACCGATCACGGGGCCTGTCTGTACGTCCGTCTGAAGGCCTGTCTGTACGTccgtctgttggtctgtctgtgaGTCCGTCTGTTGGCCTGTCTGTGAGTccgtctgttggtctgtctgtgaGTCCGTCTGTTGGCCTGTCCCTATGTCTGTCTGAAGGCCTGTCTTCACAtctgtctgtttgcctgtctgtgtgtctgtctgttggtctgtctggTTGGGTTGCCATGCCGCTGTATCTGACCGCTCCTCGTTGTGCAGGTCTGCAGACAAACAGAGCAGTAAGGTTATCAAGGCCTGATGACACTGATTGGCCAACAGACAGCTCCCAGATTGGAGAGGGGGTTGGACGATGGTGGAGGAACAGCCAATGGCGTGAGACCTACAGAGGACGAGAGGGGAGACACaggaaaacaaccacacacgtaACACATACACAATTGTACAATTTCTCTTTTTCTCGTGGGTATTTTGGTAAAAATatctctcatgcacacacacacacacacacacacacacacacacacacacacacacacacacacacacacacacacacacacacacacacacaaaaaacaaacttgAATTCCTTCACCTGCAAGGTGGATGAAGGCCAGCGATGCCCTGAAGCCTCTGTGTGTCAGCGTGGCATCTGTGGTGAGCTGGAGCACCATGACCCGGTCGTAGGACAGCACGGAGGGAGGGACCCAGCGTCCACACAGCACCGCTGCAGAACAAACACTCTACTGCTTATCCAGTGTATTGTATCAAGGCATTGAGTCTGCTAGGGCACACTGAGAGAGCGCAAGATATCATCGCGGGATGTTAAAGGTGACAGATTACACCACCAGCTGTGagacgtcttttttttttatctgcctcttctgacatcactagtggccGTGTCTACCTAGATGTTTAATGGATaggtcagtctaccagcctacctagTGGagtgtagcaaacgttgctcatctatccgtcatacatctaggtggacacacccacctaTGCTGTCAGAAGTGGCAGTTTTTCAAAACGCCCGGTcagacctggtggtataatttgTCACCTTTAACGGATAATACTGAGATATTAGTCGTCGTATTCACTCATATTTTTCAAGTAGATTGGTTTGAACATGTTTCTCATTGGTCCACACCTTTCAATGCGATGAGGTATTCAATTGTAGTGATGTAACCTATAGCAACACATTGATCTCACCGAGTCGATCCACACCTGCTACGTCTCCCAGGACAACGAGGGAATCGTAGAGACAGCCGTCTGACTCCTCCAGGTCAAAGTCAGTAAAGTCCAGCTGGGAAGGCCAAATAAACCAATGATCTCCAGGCCTTTCAGCACCACAACCCTACAGGAAACTCTTAATCTTTGTTTCCAACTTCTTTGTAATGCCCTGCAATGCAATATCAGATAATATAGTGATTGAGTCAACATTTTCCTCTTGACCCTGCAATTTTCAAGGAAAGTCCATGTTCAACTTCATAAATATCCCCCTCTGGGATTAATATAGTTGCACTTAATATTTTAAAGATAGCCATAGTGATAAGAGCTTacagcatgtgtgc includes:
- the LOC132464533 gene encoding ovochymase-2-like, with product MGHLPPVFKSYGMVVVVDDQSIVQSPNYPDDYSNNFTFTWVIYAPQGHVVKLDFTDFDLEESDGCLYDSLVVLGDVAGVDRLAVLCGRWVPPSVLSYDRVMVLQLTTDATLTHRGFRASLAFIHLADLHNEERSDTAAWQPNQTDQQTDTQTGKQTDVKTGLQTDIGTGQQTDSQTDQQTDSQTGQQTDSQTDQQTDVQTGLQTDVQTGPVIGGQMDNRDDLSASSRSTQTYGWWF